Proteins from a genomic interval of Papaver somniferum cultivar HN1 chromosome 4, ASM357369v1, whole genome shotgun sequence:
- the LOC113274268 gene encoding myb-related protein 306-like → MGRPPCCDKVGIKKGPWTPEEDIILVSYIQQNGPGNWRLVPTNTGLMRCSKSCRLRWTNYLRPGIKRGNFTPHEEEMIIHLQSLLGNKWAAIASYLPQRTDNDIKNYWNTHLKKKINKFQSTLNPPSPPLHQVIASNSTVFAHRHHDLCYTDKSDDQSTTNLSLLLDHHIMINHGTTTTTSSGGATYASSTENISRLLEGWMRSSPKLNSNKKYILPNTSPPIESNKEEETGNKLHHHEQESCDIISSSHEDFDSLLSFENMNCNIPWEKLSASSNDIDLDQKMRSFPEINTIQNLVENGQQQQQQPFRLFEKWLLDEAAINQGIIELSSLNDDHSFGHDM, encoded by the exons ATGGGAAGACCTCCTTGCTGTGATAAGGTGGGAATCAAGAAAGGTCCATGGACACCTGAAGAAGATATCATCTTAGTTTCGTACATTCAACAAAATGGACCAGGAAACTGGAGATTAGTTCCTACTAACACTG GGTTGATGAGATGCAGCAAGAGCTGCAGGCTAAGATGGACTAATTACCTTAGACCCGGAATCAAGCGCGGTAATTTTACTCCCCATGAAGAAGAAATGATAATTCATCTCCAGTCCTTATTGGGCAACAA ATGGGCAGCAATAGCTTCATACCTTCCACAAAGAACAGACAATGATATAAAGAATTATTGGAATacacacttgaagaaaaagatcaataaatttcaatcaacattaAATCCTCCTTCGCCTCCTCTTCATCAAGTGATTGCATCAAACTCAACTGTTTTCGCTCATCGACATCATGATTTGTGCTACACTGACAAATCAGATGACCAAAGTACTACTAATCTATCTCTACTACTTGATCATCATATCATGATTAACCACGGTACAACTACTACTACTAGTAGTGGTGGTGCTACTTACGCTTCAAGTACGGAAAACATTTCAAGACTCTTAGAAGGATGGATGAGATCGTCTCCGAAACTTAATTCTAATAAGAAATATATTTTGCCAAATACCAGTCCTCCTATTGAAAGCAATAAAGAGGAAGAAACGGGGAATAAACTTCATCATCATGAGCAAGAAAGCTGTGATATCATATCTTCATCACAtgaagattttgattcacttttaTCTTTTGAGAATATGAACTGCAACATACCTTGGGAGAAATTATCTGCATCATCAAATGATATCGACCTTGACCAGAAAATGAGATCTTTTCCGGAAATAAATACCATCCAAAATTTAGTGGAGAACGgccagcaacaacagcaacaaccatTTAGGTTGTTTGAGAAATGGCTCCTAGATGAAGCAGCAATAAATCAAGGTATTATAGAATTGTCTTCATTAAATGATGATCATAGTTTTGGTCATGATATGTAG